From the bacterium genome, one window contains:
- a CDS encoding DUF2723 domain-containing protein — translation MQEPGQATPRLWVSPTIVGLASFALYAFTAARDPQFGDGLELLAAAAVGGIPHPTGYPLLELLLAPLAHGDGAYFRGALLCALFAAITAAMITALAGRLIRDFGGDEKSRWIAPACGAIAAASASLWSSATIIEVYSLNAVFLTALLLVLAPNPNEPLCPRRLALAGLLQGLALTNHLSSLCMAPLLAWRILQAIQRRHRPAMSIVLPAVGGVIGLLVYLYVPLRAASHPPINWGNPQNWSGFRWLVGGGDYRDVWFLSARQGVRFTAGQYIAFAGGRALEVIATFGSQLLGGIGDYRLTTLMISSPRASASAGMVLRAALAILIGGGLWFVAGLGAASMARRSRALTIALCGPLFLQLIFIFTYNIPDIADYYLGLLIALVPYLAVGAFVSMRWIGRRFRYEEDPGLYRRLHIFAALLVLIAVLSNWRVADHSGDDLAARWIDRLIEAVPENAVLITHGDADIYGAWYAKYVLGERPDLFVAGANFLRNEWYASMLPKNDPLGRQAIVEPGEFKQFRLEDQVALVARGLIEPNLGKAPIVTTDADPLVIQGLAEKYRVRTIAVLISEEEALALQTERRAMPPTVLLQVGE, via the coding sequence ATGCAGGAGCCTGGCCAGGCAACGCCGCGTCTCTGGGTTTCGCCGACCATCGTCGGCCTGGCGTCCTTCGCACTCTACGCCTTCACGGCAGCCCGCGATCCACAGTTCGGTGATGGCTTGGAACTTCTGGCGGCAGCCGCTGTGGGCGGTATTCCGCATCCTACGGGCTATCCATTGCTGGAACTTCTTCTCGCTCCGCTTGCCCATGGCGATGGCGCCTACTTCCGCGGTGCGTTGCTTTGCGCTCTCTTCGCTGCAATCACCGCCGCGATGATTACGGCACTCGCCGGCCGATTGATCCGGGACTTCGGCGGAGATGAAAAGTCGCGGTGGATTGCGCCCGCGTGTGGCGCCATCGCGGCTGCCTCGGCCTCGCTTTGGAGTTCCGCGACGATCATCGAGGTCTACTCGCTGAACGCCGTGTTCCTGACGGCGCTCCTTCTGGTTCTTGCCCCGAATCCCAACGAGCCACTCTGCCCGCGCAGGCTTGCACTTGCTGGCCTGCTGCAGGGATTGGCACTCACGAATCACCTTTCTTCACTATGTATGGCGCCGCTGCTGGCCTGGCGCATCTTGCAGGCCATTCAGCGACGCCACCGGCCTGCGATGTCCATTGTATTGCCTGCTGTGGGTGGGGTGATTGGGCTTCTCGTTTACCTCTATGTGCCACTACGGGCCGCTTCACATCCCCCGATCAATTGGGGGAATCCACAGAATTGGAGCGGCTTCCGTTGGCTGGTTGGTGGGGGAGACTACCGCGACGTTTGGTTTCTCTCTGCGCGCCAGGGAGTTCGGTTTACGGCAGGCCAGTACATTGCCTTTGCAGGCGGGCGAGCGTTGGAAGTGATCGCAACGTTCGGCAGCCAACTCCTGGGCGGCATCGGCGATTATCGACTCACGACGCTCATGATATCCAGCCCCCGGGCCTCGGCCTCGGCTGGCATGGTCTTGCGAGCGGCATTGGCGATTCTGATCGGTGGTGGGCTTTGGTTTGTTGCCGGCCTCGGCGCAGCATCGATGGCGCGTCGTAGCCGCGCACTGACGATTGCGCTGTGCGGACCGCTCTTTCTGCAGTTGATTTTCATCTTCACCTACAACATTCCGGACATCGCGGACTACTATCTTGGTCTTCTGATCGCTCTTGTTCCCTATCTCGCTGTCGGTGCTTTTGTTTCGATGCGGTGGATTGGTCGCCGCTTTCGCTACGAAGAGGATCCCGGGCTCTACCGTCGCTTGCACATCTTCGCCGCGCTTCTTGTCTTGATTGCAGTCCTGTCGAACTGGCGCGTGGCTGATCATTCCGGAGACGATCTGGCTGCTCGATGGATCGATCGACTCATCGAAGCCGTTCCCGAGAACGCCGTGCTGATTACGCATGGCGATGCGGACATCTACGGGGCCTGGTACGCAAAGTATGTTCTTGGCGAGCGTCCAGACCTCTTTGTGGCTGGCGCGAATTTCCTGCGCAATGAGTGGTACGCCTCGATGCTCCCTAAGAACGATCCCCTTGGTCGCCAGGCCATCGTTGAGCCGGGCGAGTTCAAGCAGTTCCGCCTCGAGGATCAGGTGGCGCTCGTGGCTCGAGGTCTGATCGAGCCGAATCTCGGCAAGGCGCCAATCGTCACGACCGATGCGGATCCACTGGTTATCCAGGGCCTGGCGGAGAAATATCGCGTTCGGACGATTGCCGTCCTGATTTCCGAGGAGGAGGCATTGGCGCTTCAAACCGAGCGGCGCGCGATGCCTCCAACAGTTCTCCTGCAAGTGGGGGAGTAA